TTGCAAAAAACAGCCAAGAATATTCCTGACTGTTTTAAGCCTAATTATTATCGCCGTTTTTAGTCTGAATCCCACTATTGGTAGAAGTATGCTCTTCAAATGTTTGTGAGTAGTAAACTTTACCCGTCTTCAGATCCGCAACAAAGTAGAGATAATCTTGGGCCCGATCCGTCGGGTTCAAGACTGCTTGAATCGAATCCTTACTTGGATTATTAAACGGTCCAGGGCCATAACCTTTATTCTTATACAAGTTATACGGCGATTTAACCGCTAGATCCTTGTTATACAAATGTTTCTTATGCGTATTTAAAGCGTACATCACAGAAATATCTGATTGCAATGGCATCCCAGCATCGATCCGGTTGAAGAAGACCCCGGCGATTTTAGCCCGATCAGTTGAGTTATTACCTTCACGTTCAACCAATGAAGCCAGTGTCAAAACTTTTTGCACGGTGAGATCTTTGGCGTTGATCTGCTTATAGTACGACTGCATGACCAAATCAGTCTTCTCGACCATCGCATTCACTAATTCCTTTAAGCTCATCCCTTGATAATAATCATAGGTTGCGGGATATAAGTAACCTTCTAAGTGGTACCGAACGTCCTTTTGCGCCATTGATGAGCTTAACAACTTCGGATATTTCTTTGCCAATTGCTTCATGTAAGTTTGATCTTTCATTAACTTAAGAAAATCCTGCTTAGAAAAATGTGTGGCTTTAGCCACTGCGGTCCCAACTTGCTCCACCGTTGCCCCTTCTTTGATCAGGACACGATATTGACTTGTTTGGCTCCCGCCGTCAGCCAACTTCTTAGTAACCTCGGCTAACGACATTGACGGTTTCAAATTATAAAAACCGGTTTGAAATTCGGAAAAATTGTGCGATTTAACATAATAGTTAAAGACCATGGCACTTTTGATCACTTTTTCATTGGCCAGAATTGCACCAATCTGCTTATTAGTCGCACCGATCGGAATTTTAACAACTACCGTTTTATTATTATCTTTATCGTAAGGCTGTAGTGATGAATGGACGTAGTTAAAGCCCAATAAACCAATAATCACCACTAATAATACCAAAATACCAACGATCCAATAAACGATTTTATCGACAACTTTTTTTTCAGCCACGCGTTCCTCCGCTAATTGTTCAGCGTCAGATTCGAGTTGCTGTTTATCTTTGCTTTGATGGTCAGGCTGATTCCCGCTACGTTTAGCCAAAGCAAAACCTCCCTTATTTACTAATACAAGCCTGATAAGTTGCTGGCTGTGCTTTCCGCGCAAACAAACTTGCCCGACATTTTTGTACAATGCCTTAAACATTATACAAAAAAATCTAGTTAAATGCACCTGTCCATCGTGAAATTAATAAAATCGTTAAATTTAGCGTGTGCTGGAAACTACCACCACATTAGCAATTACTACTAAGCTCCGCTTAACGAATTGTTGCATCATGTTCGTCTTGCAAGGCACTGACGACTTTGGCAAAAGCATCATTAACTTGATCATCGGTCAGTGTATCAGCCGGATTCTGATAAGTCAATGTGTAGGCCAATGACTTCTTGCCGGCTTCAATATGATGTCCAGCGTAAACATCAAATAGCTGAACCTTAGTCAAATAAGCCCCACCATGTGCTTGGATTGTCGCTTCTAGTGCTGCATTAGTCGTCGTTTCATTAACAACTAGCGCAACGTCACGGGTAATTGCTGGATAACGTGGGACTGGCTGGTAAACAACGGCTTGGCTATCTAAACCTAGTAATTGTTCTAAATCTAATTGGAAGACGTACGTGGCCGGTAAACGATATTGTTTAGCCACTCGTGGATGAATTTGACCTAAGAAACCAACGATTTGACTGCCAACCAAAATATCAGCCGTCCGTCCTGGATGCATATCTGAATGGCGTGCCGTGGCCACAAATTCTGGCCCTTCATTTAAATTAAATTCTGCTAATTCAGCTTCAACGATCCCTTTTAATTGATAAAAATCAATTGGTTGCGCGGTTTGATTCCACGCTGCCGTTTGCCAATCACCGGTGATCGCTCCAGCCAAATACTCCAACTCGTGTGGGCGTACAGTGGTAGCATGTTGCTTCAAGAACACACGACCTTGTTCGTATAACGCGACATTTTGTTGTTTGCGTGCAGCATTATAAGCTAAATTGTCCAACAAACCACTGACCAAGTTCATTCGCAATGTCGCGTGGTCAACCGTCATCGGCCAATCCACACTAGTCGGTTCACTATTAGTCAACCGGAACGCAGCCGCTTTATCGGCGGTGGTTAACGCATAACTTAAGGCCTGACTTAACCCATTAGCTTCCAATTTACTTTCCAACCGGCGGATCAATTGCTGCCGTGGCGTTAATAAACCAGGAGTTGACGCACTAGCCGTCAAAGTTTCTGGCAAACGATCATAGCCATAAAGACGGGCAACTTCCTCGATCAAATCTGCTTCGATAGCAATATCCCAACGCCGAGCTGGAACACTAACCGTAAATTTACCGTCAGCTTCAGTGACCCCAAAACCGAGACGTACAAAAATTGCTTGCACTTCAGCAGTGCTGATTGTTGTTCCTAACACTTGATTGATTCGCTGGGTCGATACATTAACCACTGTCTCCTTTGGTTCTAAAACCGTCGGCGATACGCGGCCGGCTAAAACAGTCGCATCAGCTAATTCAGCCATCAAGTTTGCAGCTTCATCTAGCGCTGCTAACACAGCCCCAGTGTTGACACCTTTTTCAAAACGCGAAGAAGCTTCACTACGTAAATTAAAACGCTGCGCCGTTTTACGGATGTGCGTTGGTTCAAAAACAGCGGCTTCTAAGATCACGGTTTTAGTTTCAGTGGTAATCTCAGACTCTAAGCCACCCATGACCCCAGCTAAGTTCAATACATCAGCGCCATTGGTGATCACGATGTCATCCGTGGTCAAATCATGGTCATTACCATCTAGTGTTGTCAATGATTCGTCAGCTTGCGCCCGCCGCACTTCGATCGTTTGCCCACCAATTTTGGCGTAATCAAAAGCGTGTAGTGGCTGCCCATAATCGATCATGATCAAATTGGTAATATCAACTACGTTATTGATTGGCCGAATACCAGCATTCCATAATCGTCGTTGTAACCACAATGGGCTAGGTTTGATCGTCACATTTTCGATCACCCGTAGATTGTAACTAGGTGCATCAGTTGGATCAGCAACCTTCGCTTGTAAAACTGAACTAGCTTGCTTTTCACTTTCCTTTAAGTCAACCGCAGGAAAATGGACTGGTTCATCATAAATAGCCGCAACTTCATAGGCAACCCCGCGCATGCTTAAAGCATCAGCCCGATTAGGCGTGATCTCCAAGTCTAAAATAGCGTCGTCCATACCCAAGTAAGCATAAACTGGCTGACCAACTTCAGCATCAGCGGGTAAAACGTAGATACCATCCGCGTACGCCTGTGGTGTCACATCATCGCTGAAACCAATTTCCTGTAAGGCACAGATCATACCGTTAGAAATTTCACCACGTAATTTACCTTTTTTAATTTTTTCATTGTTGGCGATTCGTGAACCAGGTAAGGCAACGATCACTTTTTGACCAGCAGCCACGTTAGGCGCACCACAAACGATCTGTACCGTTTCTTCTGGACTGATCTGAACTTGACACAACTGTAAATGATCAGAATCTGGATGTGGCTTAGTTGATTCAACATAACCAACCACAATTTTTTTCAAACCAGCATCAGGATGAATCACACCATCAACTTCGATCCCAGTTAAGGTGACTTTATTAGCCAGCTCTTCCGCCGACATATTTAGATCAACATATTCTTTTAACCAATTATATGAAATTTTCATGAGGAGCAAATTCCTTTCTACTTCACAATTAAGGATGGTTTCTAATAACTCGTGTACTATTTTTAATAGCCGTTATGCTTCAGTAAATTGACTGAGGAAGCGAATATCATTTTGATAGAATTGCCGAATATCGTCGATGCCGTATTTCAACATTGCAAAACGATCGATCCCCAGACCAAAAGCAAAACCGCCGTACTTAACTGGATCAACGCCCGCTGCCTTCAATACGTTCGGATGAGTCATACCCGCACCTAATACTTCGATCCAACCAGAATGTTTGCAGACATCACAGCCCACGCCGTTACATTTGAAGCAGGAAATATCAACTTCTACTGATGGTTCCGTGAATGGGAAATAACTTGGTCGGAAACGAATTTTTCGTTCGGCACCAAAGAATTGGCGAATGGCAAAGGACAAAGTACCCTTCAAATCAGCCATTGTCACATGTTCGCCAATATATTGGCCTTCCATTTGGAAGAATTGATGTGAATGGGTAGCATCATCAGTGTCGCGGCGGTAAACGCGCCCAGGGCCGATCATTTTCATTGGGCCTGTACTGAAGTCATGTTGTTCCAACGTCCGCGCTTCATCTGGTGACATATGCGTCCGCATTAAAATATCTTTATTGATGTAGAATGTATCTTGCATATCGCGAGCGGGATGATCTTTCGGCATATTCAGCTTTTCAAAATTATATTTTTCTTCTTCGACTTCATAACCTAAGACGACTTTAAAGCCCATCCCTAAGAAAACTGATTCCAAAGTTTCCACCGTTTGCATGATCACATGGTGCGTGCCTTGTTTAACTGGGGTACCTGGTAAAGTAACATCCAATTTTTCTTGAGCTAATTGATGTTCAATCTTGGCTGTTTCTAATGCTTGTTTGCGTGTTTCAATCGATTCAGTCAACGCATCGCGCACTTTATTAGCAAAACTACCAACAGCAGGACGTTCTTCCTTAGCTAAATCACGCATACCGCGTAAAACTTCGGTGATTGGTCCTTTTTTACCAAGCAAATTAACCCGAATATCATTTAATTGCTTTAAGTCGTCACTTTTTTCGATTTCTTTGATACCCTGCTTTTGCAAGGCAACTAACTTATCTTGTAAACTACTCATAAATTAAACTCCTCTACTCCACAAATAGTGGATAATTTATATATTGGGGTATAAAAAAAGCCCCATCCCTAAATTCAAGGGACGAGGCATCGCGTTACCACCCTAGTTCATAAGCAATCGAAATCACTTATACACTCAGTCAGGGTAACGGTCTGTGCCGGAACTTTTTTTGTATTTACGCCCAAAGTCGACTCCGGAAGTGAATTCAACGTTTAGCCGTGATCGTTTTTCCAACATTTAAACGATTTTCTGTACTGAGCCGGAACGTTTACTATTTTCCATCAACGTCTTTCTTGGTATATTCTAACATACCCGACTTTTTCGTCAATAGTTTAGGCTAATTCCTTAACGCATTCTTCTGCGTCCAACCAAGTATCCGCCCAGCCATGAACGGCATCCATCACTTGTTTAAGATCTTGACCTTGTTCGGTCAAAGCATATTCGATCAAAGCTGAATCAGCATAAGTTTGCCGCTCAACAATGCCTTCCAGTTCTAATTCTTTCAAGCGCTCAACTAGGACACGATCGGAACACTTTGGTACCTTTTGTGCCAAGTCCTTAAAGCGTTGCGTTCCCTCTTCTAACAAGACATCAACGATCAAACCATTCCATTTTTTGCCTAAAATTGTGAACGTCTTTTGAAATTTTGGACATAATTGAAATTGCTTGGTCTGACAGTCAGTTACCGCTTTTTCTGTCATAGTTCTCACCTCGCAGATAGTTTAGCACACTTACTTGATGTAAGTAAAGTGAAAGAACAAGTCATGACAAAATTTTCGCTACTTTTCTGAAAAATGTTATACTTAAAACAAAATCAGCGACTATCTAATCAGTCAGGCTGCTTTATAAACTCATTTTATATTCTATTGCTTGCTAGGAGGGATATGTGAATGTTACAAAATTATCATGATATTTTAGTTGCCGTCGATGGCTCTGCACAAGCACAACAGGCTTTTGCAAAGGCACTGCGAATCGCTAAACTTAACCACGGGCACCTACTACTGCTAAACGTGTTGGATATTTGGAATAAAAATTATGATTTCCGGCCAATACCAGATGACGATGACTTTACCCAAAAAATTTTCGCTCAAACAGAAAATTATCTTAAAGTTTTACAGCAAGAGGCTAAACAACTTGGTGTCACCGACTGTGACATTCACATTCGTTTTGGCAATCCGCGCAAAATCATCGCTTACGAGTTTCAACGTGATCACCAAGTTGATTTGATTATTTTAGCCGCAACTGGTAAAAATGCACTGACGCGGACTTTGACTGGATCCGTTACCGACTACGTCACCCGTAATGCTAAAACCGATGTACTTACGATCCGAACTGATTTGGGCAATCGACCACTTTAATAATAACCAAAATAAAAAAGTTATGACAATTATGCCATAACTTTTTTATTCGCCAATTTTTGCGGTTAATTTCATGATTCGTTGCTTTAAACCATGGCTAGATTTTTGCAATTCTGGTAAAGCATATTCATCAATGGCGCAATAATCATCGACCAACGACACGATCATGCTTTCCATGTAGCGTGGTGGCGCAATAGTTGCTCCCCACATGTGCTTAATAATAATGTCTTTTTCTTTTTTAGATAATTCGGTTAATTTTTCAGCATTACGTAATGCAATCCGCGGATGAACATAGGCGTGCGTGCCCATATCGAACTTAGTCGTCCGCCAATCATAATAAAATAGATCATGCAGTAGCCCACCACGTGCAGTCGCTCGCGTATCTAAATGCATTTTTTTTGCAATCAAATAGCTACGATAAGAAACATTCAACGAATGCTCCAAGCGATTGGAAAAATGGTGCTGCGTATAATCGGCTAAACGCTGAACCGCATCAGTTGCTAATAAATCCGCAATTTCATCAACGTAGGCTTGATCATCTTGCCAGTTAAGTTTTTTGGTCATTCAATGGCTGCCTTTCTTATATAAAATCAGCTAAGTTAAGACTTAGCGTAACGACAGACTGACTAAACATTAAAATGTGATCTCAACTTCTAACACCGCTAGCATAACCCATTTATTCCGTATTGGCTAGAAATTTACCTACAACGTAACCTATTCTTAATTTTTGAGTTGAAACAGTAATATACCGGCAGCAATCGCCACGTTTAGCGACTCAGCACGACCTTGGATCGGGATATACAAATTCTGATCGGTTTGCGCTAATAACTCAGCTTGCATCCCGTTGCCCTCATTGCCCATGATCAAAGCAAAATTAGGCTGTGCGGGAATTTGATGAAAATCGACGGCCGCTGGATTGAGTTCACTGCCATAAACTGGCACTTGTGCTGCCTTTAATTCCGTGACCCAATCCGCTAAATCGCCTTGATAAATTGGAATATGGAAGTGGCTACCCTGCATTGAACGTAACACTTTGGCACTAAAAAGATCAGCGCTACCTTCGCCTAACACAACACCCGTTAAACCGGCAGCATCAGCCGTTCGTACCATCGTCCCGATATTGCCAGGATCTTGTACACCATCTAATAATAGCCAACTACCAGTGAAGGTCTGAGGCAATTTAGCCTCAGGCAATGGCAGTACCGCAAAGATACCCTGAGTGGTCACAGTTGCGCTCAGTGTGTGGGCCACCTCTGGTTTTAACCAATAGGTCGGGACATCATTAGGTAGCCACGCTGCTGCTTGAAAATCCTCTGTGGCTAAAATCATAGTGATCTGCTGCTGAGCATTCAATGCTTCCCGCACTAAATGAACGCCCTCCAATAAATAGCGTTGCTGCTCTTCGCGATTTTTCTTACGGGTCAACTTACGTAATGTTTTGATCAAATCATTTTTTGAACTGGTGATTAAGGTCATGCTAGATCTCCTTTTACATCTAATTCTATTTTAATTAAGTATAGCACGCTTAACGTAGCGACACTGCGATAGACTGGTACTAGCCGCCAAAATTTCATATAATAAGTATGCGTCAGTACTTAACCATAACAAAATCAACATTAAAATAAAACACAAAAAACTATCATTTTGAGCTAGGAGGAATCAATATGCGTCGAGTAAGTTTAACGGTCTTTGGTCGCGTACAAGGCGTCGGCTTTCGTTATGCCACCAAAATGGTCGCCGATAAAGTTGGGGTTACTGGTTTAGTACGTAATTTATTAGATGGCACAGTCTACATCGAAGCTCGTGGCACTGACCGCGAAGTGAGTGATTTCATTCAAGTCGTCAAAAAAGGCCCCTCACCATACGCCAAAGTGACCCGCGTTGACTTAGTTGAACTAAGTGACGACAAAGTTTACCGCGATTTTGCGGTGACGAATTAAATAATCTAGTGATAACGCTCAAATCATTTGCTACACCAGTCCAAAGACTGATTGAAAAATACCGTCGCTTCAAGTATAGTAGTAAGAGGCTTTATTTGGTTTCGTCACGAATAAGGTCAGAAATCTTAATATCAAGGCTTTTGTGTACCACAAAGGTAACTTTAGCCATGTTTCATCTTGGCGGGCTACGCCTTAGTTGAATGGTCAGCGCCCGTAACATCAGCATTTATTAGCATCTTTTGCTAATAAATCAACCTTAATTGTGAAGTAGAAAGGAACTAAACCACGAACATGAAGCGAATTAAACGTCTGCTCAGTTATGGTGGACTTTTCACGGTATTAACGCTATTATTGTCTGCTTGTACGAACACACAAACCCATCGAACACCACCAACTGGCTTTCTTTATGGGCCAATCTATCATTGGTTAGGCTTACCAATGCAACACTTGATCACTTGGATTGCTAAATTATTTGGTAATCCACCTAACTACGGTTGGGCGATTCTATTGATCACCTTGATCGTGCGTTTAGTCTTATTACCACTGATGCTCAGCCAATCAAAGAGTACGTTAAGGCAGCAGCACCGGCGCGAAGCCATTAAGCCGCAATTAGATGATATTCAAAAACGGCAAGCGGCGGCAACAACGCCCGAAGAAAAAGCTGCTTTAAGTCAAGAAATGATGACGACTATGAAAGAAAATGGCGTCAGCATGACTGGTGGTATTGGCTGTTTACCATTACTTATCCAGTTGCCTGTATTCTCGGCCTTGTATATGGCGATCCAATACAGTCCAGCCATTTTCAAAAGTACGTTCTTAGGAATTAGTTTGGGACATACCAACCTGATCATTGCCATTCTAGCTGGATTAACCTACGTCTTGCAGGGTTATCTCTCCTTAGTTGGCTTACCGGCTAGCCAGAAGAAGCAGATGCAAACAATGATGATGATGAGTCCCGTGATGACCTTCTTCATCGCATTAGTTTCCCCAGCTGGCTTAGGCCTCTACTTCTTTGCCGGTGGGATCTTGGCGATTTTCCAAACCCTGATCACCAACTTCTACTATATGCCACGGATCAAAGCTGAGGTGGCGGCAGATCTTAAGAAAAATCCGCCTAAGCCAGTAGCTAAGACCGTGATCACGCCGAAACCGAAACCTATTCAGGCAACTGAAAGCAAACCTAAACGCAATCGGAATGCCGGCAAGCAACAACATCATAAATAATAAAATAAAAGCATTGCCAGTTGAGCGCTAAACTCAATTGACAATGCTTTTTAATTTACTCAGTTGGCGTAGTGGTCGCACCAGTTTTATTTTCTAGATCGAGCAATGACTCACCTGGCGCCAATGTTCTAACAATTGGGAACGTTACTCGAAAAATCGTCCCACTGCCAAGCACACTTTCGACACGAATGTCACCGTGATAGCTTTCAACTAAATGTTGAGCAATCGATAGGCCTAACCCGTTGCCGCCCTTGTCGCGACTACGAGCTTTGTCCACCCGGTAAAAGCGATTAAAGACACGATCGATATTTTCCGGCGCGATTCCCTCACCAAAGTCCTGCACCGCAATTTCAACATTACGTTCATTGCGCGAGATCGATAAATGCACTTCCTGACGCTTTTGTGAGTATTTCACCGCGTTATCCATCAAAATAATTAAGATCTGTTCAAAATGATCCCGATAAATTTTAATCACGGTGGGAGCCTTTAAATCATCATCCAACGTAAAAGTAAACTCCGGATGGATCAGTTTAAAATTACCAAAAACCTGATTGGCGACTTCTTTAGCGTCCGTCAATGCGTTAGGATAATGAACATCAACCTGTTCTGCCCGCGATAGATCCAGCATTTCCTGCACTAAACTCTTCATCCGCGTAATTTCCTGCAACGAGGCGCTGATCGACTCACTCAAAATTTCTGGGTCATCTTTCCCCCAGCGATTAAGCATTTGCATATGACCTTCAATAATCGCCACCGGTGTCCGCAATTCGTGAGAAACATCTTCAACGAATTCTTCTTGCTGCTCAATGTAGCGCTGCATGCGATCCAGCATATCATTGAATAGATCCGTTAAATCAGCTAGTTCATCGTTACGCTGCGTTTTCGCGATCCGTTCAACCGATTGTGGTTCGCGATTGATAATATCAATCGTTTCTGTCATCGCCTTCAGTGGCTTCAAGAAATAAACCGCCAATAAATAGCCGATCAATCCA
This is a stretch of genomic DNA from Loigolactobacillus coryniformis subsp. coryniformis KCTC 3167 = DSM 20001. It encodes these proteins:
- the mltG gene encoding endolytic transglycosylase MltG produces the protein MAKRSGNQPDHQSKDKQQLESDAEQLAEERVAEKKVVDKIVYWIVGILVLLVVIIGLLGFNYVHSSLQPYDKDNNKTVVVKIPIGATNKQIGAILANEKVIKSAMVFNYYVKSHNFSEFQTGFYNLKPSMSLAEVTKKLADGGSQTSQYRVLIKEGATVEQVGTAVAKATHFSKQDFLKLMKDQTYMKQLAKKYPKLLSSSMAQKDVRYHLEGYLYPATYDYYQGMSLKELVNAMVEKTDLVMQSYYKQINAKDLTVQKVLTLASLVEREGNNSTDRAKIAGVFFNRIDAGMPLQSDISVMYALNTHKKHLYNKDLAVKSPYNLYKNKGYGPGPFNNPSKDSIQAVLNPTDRAQDYLYFVADLKTGKVYYSQTFEEHTSTNSGIQTKNGDNN
- the pheT gene encoding phenylalanine--tRNA ligase subunit beta; the encoded protein is MKISYNWLKEYVDLNMSAEELANKVTLTGIEVDGVIHPDAGLKKIVVGYVESTKPHPDSDHLQLCQVQISPEETVQIVCGAPNVAAGQKVIVALPGSRIANNEKIKKGKLRGEISNGMICALQEIGFSDDVTPQAYADGIYVLPADAEVGQPVYAYLGMDDAILDLEITPNRADALSMRGVAYEVAAIYDEPVHFPAVDLKESEKQASSVLQAKVADPTDAPSYNLRVIENVTIKPSPLWLQRRLWNAGIRPINNVVDITNLIMIDYGQPLHAFDYAKIGGQTIEVRRAQADESLTTLDGNDHDLTTDDIVITNGADVLNLAGVMGGLESEITTETKTVILEAAVFEPTHIRKTAQRFNLRSEASSRFEKGVNTGAVLAALDEAANLMAELADATVLAGRVSPTVLEPKETVVNVSTQRINQVLGTTISTAEVQAIFVRLGFGVTEADGKFTVSVPARRWDIAIEADLIEEVARLYGYDRLPETLTASASTPGLLTPRQQLIRRLESKLEANGLSQALSYALTTADKAAAFRLTNSEPTSVDWPMTVDHATLRMNLVSGLLDNLAYNAARKQQNVALYEQGRVFLKQHATTVRPHELEYLAGAITGDWQTAAWNQTAQPIDFYQLKGIVEAELAEFNLNEGPEFVATARHSDMHPGRTADILVGSQIVGFLGQIHPRVAKQYRLPATYVFQLDLEQLLGLDSQAVVYQPVPRYPAITRDVALVVNETTTNAALEATIQAHGGAYLTKVQLFDVYAGHHIEAGKKSLAYTLTYQNPADTLTDDQVNDAFAKVVSALQDEHDATIR
- the pheS gene encoding phenylalanine--tRNA ligase subunit alpha, coding for MSSLQDKLVALQKQGIKEIEKSDDLKQLNDIRVNLLGKKGPITEVLRGMRDLAKEERPAVGSFANKVRDALTESIETRKQALETAKIEHQLAQEKLDVTLPGTPVKQGTHHVIMQTVETLESVFLGMGFKVVLGYEVEEEKYNFEKLNMPKDHPARDMQDTFYINKDILMRTHMSPDEARTLEQHDFSTGPMKMIGPGRVYRRDTDDATHSHQFFQMEGQYIGEHVTMADLKGTLSFAIRQFFGAERKIRFRPSYFPFTEPSVEVDISCFKCNGVGCDVCKHSGWIEVLGAGMTHPNVLKAAGVDPVKYGGFAFGLGIDRFAMLKYGIDDIRQFYQNDIRFLSQFTEA
- a CDS encoding winged helix-turn-helix transcriptional regulator; translated protein: MTEKAVTDCQTKQFQLCPKFQKTFTILGKKWNGLIVDVLLEEGTQRFKDLAQKVPKCSDRVLVERLKELELEGIVERQTYADSALIEYALTEQGQDLKQVMDAVHGWADTWLDAEECVKELA
- a CDS encoding universal stress protein is translated as MLQNYHDILVAVDGSAQAQQAFAKALRIAKLNHGHLLLLNVLDIWNKNYDFRPIPDDDDFTQKIFAQTENYLKVLQQEAKQLGVTDCDIHIRFGNPRKIIAYEFQRDHQVDLIILAATGKNALTRTLTGSVTDYVTRNAKTDVLTIRTDLGNRPL
- a CDS encoding HD domain-containing protein — protein: MTKKLNWQDDQAYVDEIADLLATDAVQRLADYTQHHFSNRLEHSLNVSYRSYLIAKKMHLDTRATARGGLLHDLFYYDWRTTKFDMGTHAYVHPRIALRNAEKLTELSKKEKDIIIKHMWGATIAPPRYMESMIVSLVDDYCAIDEYALPELQKSSHGLKQRIMKLTAKIGE
- a CDS encoding TrmH family RNA methyltransferase is translated as MTLITSSKNDLIKTLRKLTRKKNREEQQRYLLEGVHLVREALNAQQQITMILATEDFQAAAWLPNDVPTYWLKPEVAHTLSATVTTQGIFAVLPLPEAKLPQTFTGSWLLLDGVQDPGNIGTMVRTADAAGLTGVVLGEGSADLFSAKVLRSMQGSHFHIPIYQGDLADWVTELKAAQVPVYGSELNPAAVDFHQIPAQPNFALIMGNEGNGMQAELLAQTDQNLYIPIQGRAESLNVAIAAGILLFQLKN
- a CDS encoding acylphosphatase — protein: MRRVSLTVFGRVQGVGFRYATKMVADKVGVTGLVRNLLDGTVYIEARGTDREVSDFIQVVKKGPSPYAKVTRVDLVELSDDKVYRDFAVTN
- the yidC gene encoding membrane protein insertase YidC; the protein is MKRIKRLLSYGGLFTVLTLLLSACTNTQTHRTPPTGFLYGPIYHWLGLPMQHLITWIAKLFGNPPNYGWAILLITLIVRLVLLPLMLSQSKSTLRQQHRREAIKPQLDDIQKRQAAATTPEEKAALSQEMMTTMKENGVSMTGGIGCLPLLIQLPVFSALYMAIQYSPAIFKSTFLGISLGHTNLIIAILAGLTYVLQGYLSLVGLPASQKKQMQTMMMMSPVMTFFIALVSPAGLGLYFFAGGILAIFQTLITNFYYMPRIKAEVAADLKKNPPKPVAKTVITPKPKPIQATESKPKRNRNAGKQQHHK
- a CDS encoding HAMP domain-containing sensor histidine kinase, which gives rise to MTNQESDPNQVKRARRFSLKLKWALGAAFGIFIVFAVFAILLFSRFTAIMMNQEETNLKDTMTLVVERLNNQSNTLTRKTVLPYLRPDLATTSDPVPNRDANAKDNIYTDSIIVKLAREDVTVSIYNPQGKEVYASRNINTKFKRTAAIKISREKVGTQDGFIGRRPIHSRTSGRVIGYVQVTSQLGTLRKDQHQLLVAFYILGAFAFFVSGLIGYLLAVYFLKPLKAMTETIDIINREPQSVERIAKTQRNDELADLTDLFNDMLDRMQRYIEQQEEFVEDVSHELRTPVAIIEGHMQMLNRWGKDDPEILSESISASLQEITRMKSLVQEMLDLSRAEQVDVHYPNALTDAKEVANQVFGNFKLIHPEFTFTLDDDLKAPTVIKIYRDHFEQILIILMDNAVKYSQKRQEVHLSISRNERNVEIAVQDFGEGIAPENIDRVFNRFYRVDKARSRDKGGNGLGLSIAQHLVESYHGDIRVESVLGSGTIFRVTFPIVRTLAPGESLLDLENKTGATTTPTE